In Methanothrix sp., a genomic segment contains:
- a CDS encoding IS1 family transposase (programmed frameshift) produces MGKRGPKPRFLDVACPNEQCNLFGIAGKGNVTVYGTYKISSGKVRKYICHTCGTRFCDRTNTAFYDTRTNEEKIKLALKMAMRGMSVLGIAEILESKPSTVSTWISKAAKHSEKVNEVVLKDVETPKVEMDEAWTFVGKNTLPREGEYEDKGTWIWISMAANCRLVLSHVIGERSQENADQLVSNTAKRLRSMPLFVTDGLRLYAAALRKQYGKLQPFAPTGKRGRPRSPKLIVDELLQYAQVIKMRVNGRLKKVVKRIIFGKDIDHKMISTSYIERQNLTCRQDNNRISRKTIGFSKETAELNNQMTLYFAHFNYCRKHRALKYRNEMGITKFNSPAKQAGLIDHVWSLQELLTFPYYKTQTH; encoded by the exons ATGGGCAAAAGAGGTCCAAAGCCTCGATTCTTGGATGTAGCATGCCCGAATGAGCAGTGCAATCTATTTGGAATTGCTGGGAAAGGAAACGTCACTGTGTACGGAACTTACAAGATAAGCTCCGGCAAGGTCAGGAAATATATTTGCCACACATGTGGTACCAGATTCTGTGATAGAACTAACACTGCATTCTATGACACAAGAACAAACGAAGAAAAGATCAAGCTGGCTCTAAAAATGGCCATGCGTGGAATGAGTGTCTTAGGAATAGCTGAGATCCTTGAGTCAAAACCATCTACTGTAAGCACTTGGATCTCGAAAGCAGCAAAGCATAGTGAAAAAGTCAATGAAGTTGTCTTGAAGGATGTAGAGACCCCAAAGGTAGAGATGGACGAGGCATGGACTTTTGTGGGGAAAAACAC ACTACCCAGAGAAGGTGAATACGAAGATAAAGGAACTTGGATCTGGATAAGCATGGCTGCAAATTGCAGGTTGGTGCTTTCACATGTTATCGGTGAGCGATCTCAGGAAAATGCAGATCAGCTCGTTTCAAATACTGCCAAAAGACTCAGATCAATGCCGCTCTTTGTGACAGATGGATTAAGACTATATGCAGCAGCTCTTCGAAAGCAATATGGAAAACTACAGCCGTTCGCACCAACAGGCAAGCGAGGGCGACCTCGAAGTCCTAAATTAATCGTAGATGAACTATTACAATATGCTCAAGTCATTAAAATGAGGGTCAACGGTAGACTAAAAAAAGTGGTCAAGAGAATCATATTTGGCAAAGATATAGACCACAAAATGATATCTACCAGCTACATTGAACGGCAAAACCTGACATGCAGACAAGATAATAACCGCATATCAAGGAAAACCATAGGTTTCTCTAAGGAGACTGCAGAATTGAATAACCAAATGACCCTATATTTCGCGCACTTCAACTACTGCCGAAAGCATCGTGCTCTAAAATATAGAAATGAGATGGGCATAACGAAGTTCAATAGTCCCGCGAAGCAAGCTGGCTTAATCGATCATGTCTGGAGCTTGCAGGAACTCTTGACTTTTCCATATTACAAAACTCAAACCCATTAG
- a CDS encoding ABC transporter substrate-binding protein has protein sequence MNAENYDFVLNIYGNANMDNNIDDKDIEYIKAVIDGKETLTKLSDANNDGKVDERDIEQIKQIIDGDEKELILIDSANRTVALKTPIERIVIARKGAEEFTILMAKDKIVGIGDDAKQNNPDIVRKTGVDKVQSVGNFNSGSLDYEAIISLNPDLVIATSPSLKKGLADKIPGNIPVVALDCEVDPDLAFQDEIIKKLGYIVNEPEKADEIINWRSKYKNILSNKINNLDPDALPTYYVETYEKYLTYMSDQYDSKAIKDCGGINIVDGSSFQKNELLDGEVTIDAEWLIDQNPDYIFIRENTNVAGFNWTEEEAKKELESLIDRPGWENLKAVKNGHVYLYNKCFVRSRSEIGKVYFAKWLHPELFKDLNPDAIHAEYWKEFLDIDLEGLWVYPEPV, from the coding sequence GTGAACGCAGAGAATTACGACTTCGTGTTGAATATATATGGCAACGCAAATATGGACAACAATATCGATGACAAGGATATAGAATACATAAAAGCAGTTATCGATGGAAAAGAGACACTCACAAAGCTTTCGGATGCAAACAATGACGGAAAGGTCGATGAAAGAGACATCGAACAAATAAAACAGATAATTGATGGCGATGAAAAAGAACTGATTCTCATCGATTCTGCCAACAGGACAGTCGCGCTAAAGACGCCTATTGAAAGGATTGTTATAGCACGAAAAGGCGCAGAGGAGTTCACAATACTGATGGCAAAAGACAAAATCGTGGGCATTGGTGATGACGCAAAACAGAATAATCCCGACATCGTCAGAAAGACTGGAGTAGATAAAGTCCAAAGCGTGGGAAACTTCAATTCGGGAAGCCTGGACTATGAGGCAATAATATCTCTTAATCCCGACCTGGTTATAGCCACATCGCCCTCATTGAAAAAGGGATTGGCGGACAAGATCCCGGGAAATATCCCCGTAGTTGCGCTGGACTGCGAGGTTGATCCAGACCTTGCTTTTCAAGATGAGATAATAAAAAAGCTAGGATACATAGTAAATGAGCCAGAGAAGGCCGACGAAATCATTAATTGGAGGAGTAAATATAAAAATATATTAAGCAACAAAATAAACAATTTAGATCCAGACGCTCTGCCCACATACTATGTGGAGACATATGAGAAATATTTGACTTATATGTCCGATCAATATGACTCAAAAGCAATAAAAGATTGCGGCGGGATCAACATTGTTGATGGCTCAAGTTTTCAAAAGAACGAATTGCTGGACGGAGAGGTCACAATTGACGCCGAATGGCTGATCGATCAGAATCCTGATTATATATTTATACGGGAAAATACAAACGTTGCAGGGTTTAACTGGACTGAAGAAGAGGCAAAAAAGGAATTAGAATCACTGATCGACAGACCTGGGTGGGAGAATCTGAAAGCTGTTAAAAACGGCCATGTATACTTGTACAACAAATGCTTTGTTCGGAGCAGATCTGAAATAGGAAAGGTCTATTTCGCAAAATGGCTGCACCCAGAACTGTTCAAGGACCTAAATCCAGATGCCATCCATGCAGAATATTGGAAGGAATTTTTAGATATAGATCTTGAGGGGCTCTGGGTCTATCCTGAACCCGTATAA
- a CDS encoding response regulator, with product MAPETGSDLSYGNGMHRNGALSILLAEDDPANRMITLRMLKKLGHNADTADNGVEAVHAMESHPYDLVLMDIQMPKMDGLQAARIIRKRWPEGPRIIFVTGCTSRRDECINEGGDGFISKPISLHQLQEAIYDGAC from the coding sequence ATGGCACCTGAAACCGGATCTGATTTGAGCTATGGCAATGGAATGCACCGCAATGGGGCTTTGAGCATTCTGCTGGCAGAGGACGACCCTGCCAACCGGATGATCACCTTGCGGATGCTCAAGAAACTGGGCCACAATGCCGATACAGCAGACAATGGCGTCGAAGCGGTGCACGCCATGGAGAGCCATCCTTATGACCTGGTGCTCATGGACATTCAGATGCCCAAAATGGATGGGCTGCAGGCTGCAAGGATCATCAGGAAACGCTGGCCGGAGGGCCCCAGGATTATCTTCGTCACCGGCTGCACCAGCCGCAGGGATGAATGCATCAATGAGGGGGGAGATGGCTTCATCTCCAAGCCGATAAGCTTGCATCAACTGCAGGAGGCGATTTATGATGGGGCGTGCTGA
- a CDS encoding metal ABC transporter solute-binding protein, Zn/Mn family, whose translation MDFIPGADLFMAYNDSNDQRYNIPAVNDFMKANNYGSVTWKTVSDPSREWNTPAKAKLLAEEVRGWLVQYDPINESYYDERYGEYVKSFDAIEPTPAEKEKLNQTQVIVMLWQREPVEEWLGMNVVNIFAPEFALNGTRTAAKVVDDINANPEKYRNVSFIIENMQSGELAKGIEESLKDKGINVKRVVFTNFPRSIEGVDTMAEVLEHNKQIVL comes from the coding sequence ATGGATTTCATCCCGGGTGCTGATCTCTTTATGGCCTACAATGACAGCAATGACCAAAGGTATAATATTCCCGCGGTCAATGACTTCATGAAGGCCAACAACTATGGATCGGTTACATGGAAGACTGTATCCGATCCCTCTCGCGAATGGAATACGCCCGCCAAGGCCAAGCTTCTGGCTGAGGAGGTTAGGGGATGGCTGGTGCAGTACGATCCGATCAATGAGAGCTATTATGATGAGCGCTATGGTGAGTATGTGAAGAGCTTCGATGCCATAGAGCCGACTCCGGCTGAGAAGGAAAAGCTCAACCAGACCCAGGTCATTGTGATGCTTTGGCAGAGGGAGCCTGTGGAAGAATGGCTGGGCATGAATGTGGTCAACATCTTTGCTCCTGAGTTCGCCCTGAATGGAACCCGGACTGCGGCCAAGGTGGTGGACGATATCAATGCCAATCCAGAGAAATACCGGAACGTGAGCTTTATCATTGAGAATATGCAGTCTGGCGAGCTGGCCAAGGGGATTGAGGAGTCTCTGAAGGATAAGGGAATCAACGTCAAGCGGGTGGTCTTCACCAACTTCCCCAGGTCTATCGAAGGCGTGGATACAATGGCCGAGGTCCTGGAGCACAATAAGCAGATCGTTCTTTAG